The following proteins are co-located in the Elusimicrobiaceae bacterium genome:
- a CDS encoding TIGR03905 family TSCPD domain-containing protein, whose amino-acid sequence MAFYKYQTMGVCSQEIRFEIDEQGRLHQVCFIGGCPGNLSAISKLTEGADAAKIAALLSGNDCGGRGTSCADQLARAIGAALEKETSK is encoded by the coding sequence ATGGCTTTTTACAAATACCAAACCATGGGCGTATGCTCACAGGAAATCCGTTTTGAAATAGACGAACAAGGAAGATTGCATCAGGTTTGTTTTATTGGCGGTTGCCCGGGGAATTTGTCGGCTATTTCTAAATTGACCGAAGGGGCCGATGCCGCTAAAATAGCGGCGCTTTTGTCCGGCAATGATTGCGGCGGCCGTGGCACTTCTTGTGCAGACCAATTGGCCCGCGCTATCGGGGCGGCCCTGGAAAAGGAAACGTCTAAATAG